The sequence GTAAATAACGTGACGGTAGCTAGTGCATCTACAGTAGATAATGAGTTAAACTTAGATACAACAGGAAATGTTGATGCAGCGAAACAAGTTGGAGAACTTCTTGCTAAGCGCGCAATTGACAATGGCTTCAAAAATGTTGTTTTTGATCGTGGTGGATATTTATATCATGGTCGAGTTAAATCTCTAGCAGATGCTGCTCGTGAAGCAGGTCTTGAATTTTAATTAAAAAAGGAGGGACATATGTTGCGTACTAACATCGAC is a genomic window of Gracilibacillus salinarum containing:
- the rplR gene encoding 50S ribosomal protein L18, giving the protein MITKPDKNSVRKKRHMRVRKNLFGTQERPRLNVFRSNKHIYAQLIDDVNNVTVASASTVDNELNLDTTGNVDAAKQVGELLAKRAIDNGFKNVVFDRGGYLYHGRVKSLADAAREAGLEF